One Synechococcus sp. CC9605 genomic window carries:
- a CDS encoding ComEC/Rec2 family competence protein, translated as MRPRRSADAIALCLLALLVLRGLFWGVPAPSRVDPSRLIQMPPAAVAISGRLLADVRRFPSGCSALLEVDWIEARRVDGRTELQLPACSAPLQQGWRVQAIGVLRRPLPAAHPLLPGSAERLARQGSWSQLRVESIEVLQRPWTPLADLRRDVAQRLQKIVGPRRGGFLAALVLGSAQVQLSADIREAFRMAGLSHALAASGFHLSVLLGTVLMLARRWPPGLRLPLAAMALLLFVCLAGAQPSVVRAVLMAAMALLIREAGHHSRPLGVVVLTLSGMLLLRPAWALSIGFQLSAAATAGLILTAPRLERAVQAWLPDRCQGLAAACSIPLAALVWTLPLQLLHFGAMPLYALVANLLVAPLLAPLTLLAMLSALLVLVGPPAVLPLLLWPVHQLTGLVITMASWISHWPGAQLLTGRPQEWVIALFVLGLLPWWLGAGPCRRCWSLIPLAIALFAHGLLQLGDGLVAVERFGRHWLLARHRGRAALVSTHGDARSCRMAKRHAAVHGHARLDWVMLLDPVATEVMACWQALAHCVEAPQQGQAPISIGQVLRSDGLSVQHLQHRSGALLMRVGPQRWQLFPSPQALWALQHRQRSKPQQMITGTWLGFKPSAPQRRWLLKHGAGSRFIGL; from the coding sequence CTGCGTCCACGTCGTTCTGCTGATGCCATTGCCCTCTGTCTTCTGGCACTGCTTGTGCTGCGAGGGCTGTTCTGGGGGGTGCCGGCGCCGAGCCGAGTCGATCCATCTCGCCTGATCCAAATGCCGCCTGCGGCTGTGGCGATCAGCGGTCGCTTGCTCGCTGATGTGCGCCGTTTTCCCTCGGGATGTTCTGCTCTGCTGGAGGTGGATTGGATCGAGGCTCGCCGGGTCGATGGACGAACCGAGCTCCAGCTGCCTGCCTGCTCTGCGCCGTTGCAGCAGGGCTGGCGAGTCCAGGCCATAGGGGTGCTGAGGCGTCCGCTGCCAGCGGCGCACCCGCTGTTGCCGGGATCGGCAGAACGTCTGGCTCGTCAAGGCAGTTGGAGTCAGCTGCGGGTCGAGAGCATCGAGGTGCTGCAGCGTCCATGGACGCCATTGGCTGATCTGCGGCGCGATGTTGCCCAGCGACTGCAAAAGATTGTCGGGCCGCGGCGGGGTGGTTTCTTGGCCGCCCTGGTGCTGGGCAGCGCCCAGGTGCAGCTCTCCGCAGACATCCGAGAGGCGTTCCGGATGGCCGGTTTATCTCATGCCCTTGCGGCATCGGGGTTTCACCTCTCCGTTCTGCTCGGCACTGTGCTGATGTTGGCTCGCCGCTGGCCGCCTGGCCTGAGGCTTCCCCTGGCGGCCATGGCGCTGCTGCTGTTTGTCTGTCTCGCCGGAGCCCAGCCATCGGTGGTGCGGGCGGTGCTGATGGCTGCGATGGCCTTGCTGATTCGTGAGGCAGGGCATCACAGCCGTCCCCTGGGGGTGGTGGTGCTGACGCTCAGCGGCATGTTGCTGTTGCGCCCGGCCTGGGCCCTATCGATTGGTTTTCAACTCAGTGCGGCGGCCACCGCTGGGCTGATCCTCACGGCTCCCCGCCTCGAGCGGGCTGTTCAGGCGTGGTTGCCGGATCGCTGCCAGGGGCTGGCAGCGGCGTGCTCCATTCCTCTGGCGGCGCTGGTCTGGACGCTGCCGCTCCAGTTGCTCCACTTCGGTGCAATGCCGTTGTACGCCCTGGTTGCCAATCTTCTCGTTGCCCCGCTGCTGGCGCCGCTCACGCTGCTCGCCATGCTCTCGGCGTTGTTGGTGCTCGTGGGGCCTCCGGCTGTGCTGCCCCTGCTGCTGTGGCCCGTTCATCAGTTGACGGGCCTGGTGATCACCATGGCCAGCTGGATCAGCCACTGGCCTGGTGCACAACTGCTCACCGGCCGGCCCCAAGAGTGGGTGATTGCCCTGTTTGTGCTTGGACTGTTGCCTTGGTGGCTGGGGGCAGGGCCTTGCCGCCGGTGCTGGTCGTTGATCCCCCTGGCAATCGCCCTGTTTGCCCATGGCCTGCTTCAGCTCGGCGATGGCCTGGTGGCGGTGGAGCGGTTCGGTCGCCACTGGTTGCTGGCTCGCCATCGTGGGCGTGCCGCGCTGGTGAGCACCCATGGAGATGCGCGCAGTTGCCGAATGGCGAAGAGACATGCCGCCGTGCACGGCCACGCCCGTCTGGACTGGGTGATGCTCTTGGATCCTGTGGCCACAGAGGTGATGGCCTGTTGGCAAGCGTTGGCGCACTGCGTTGAGGCTCCCCAGCAAGGCCAAGCTCCCATCTCCATCGGCCAGGTGCTTCGGAGTGATGGCTTATCGGTGCAGCACCTCCAGCATCGCTCTGGAGCACTGTTGATGCGGGTGGGTCCTCAGCGCTGGCAACTGTTCCCAAGCCCTCAGGCCTTGTGGGCACTGCAGCATCGGCAGCGATCAAAACCCCAGCAGATGATCACCGGAACATGGCTGGGCTTCAAGCCTTCCGCACCACAGCGGCGTTGGCTTCTGAAGCATGGAGCTGGCTCGCGGTTCATCGGCCTTTAA
- the glgX gene encoding glycogen debranching protein GlgX — protein MTISAPPVIASLRGNPLEPQGTAFRRYTGSPHPFGSTVEADGVNFSLFSGSATGVQLLIFTRPEDLEPVKVITLSATENRSFNIWHAFIEGVKPGMGYAYRVDGPREPWNGHRFDPEKVLVDPYSKGNSLALWNRGAACTPGNNLHSSMRSVVIDTGDYDWEGDQPLKRPMADTVVYEMHVGGFTKSPTSGVKHPGTYLGLIEKIPYLKSLGVTAVELLPCFSFDHTDVTKEHEGRKLVNYWGYSTMGYFAPHQGYCVSADVGTHIKEFRDMVKALHNAGIEVILDVVYNHTDEGNHQGPMFSFRGIDNSTYYYLTGANGSKEYYYDYTGCGNTFNCNHPVGEKLILDSLRFWVDEMHVDGFRFDEGSVLSRGEDGSPLEHPPVIWAIELDDILGKSKVIAEAWDAAGLYQIGYFPGARWAEWNGKYRDCIRRFIKGDAGIISEVASRITGSADLYQWHHHEPVNSVNFVTAHDGFTLYDLTAYNEKHNWANGEDNNDGIDENLSWNCGVEGETDDQWINDMRKRQVKNFAAIHMLSMGVPMIVGGDEYMRSQGGNNNTYCHDNEINWYNWDQIESKESQEMIRFWSLLIGKRKMYIDHFRGRYFTGESNKFGLSDISWHGTQLNNPGWDNSEARCLAMTLGDTAEDTDQTHNVHVMFNMFWDAIEFEIPQIPGLVWYRAIDTALPSPQDIASPDQQVAVQGNSYLVTGRSIVTLVSRAST, from the coding sequence ATGACGATTAGCGCTCCTCCTGTCATTGCATCGCTTAGGGGCAATCCGCTCGAACCACAGGGCACAGCATTTCGTCGTTACACCGGGTCTCCTCACCCTTTTGGAAGCACCGTCGAAGCAGACGGCGTGAACTTTTCTCTGTTCAGCGGCAGTGCTACTGGGGTTCAACTGCTGATTTTCACTCGACCTGAAGACCTTGAGCCGGTCAAGGTCATTACCCTCAGTGCGACTGAAAACAGAAGCTTCAACATCTGGCATGCCTTCATCGAAGGCGTCAAACCTGGCATGGGCTATGCCTACCGGGTGGACGGTCCCCGTGAACCCTGGAACGGCCATCGCTTCGATCCAGAGAAGGTTCTTGTCGATCCGTATTCCAAAGGAAACAGTCTGGCCCTTTGGAATCGCGGAGCTGCCTGCACACCTGGGAACAACCTGCACAGCAGCATGCGCAGCGTTGTTATCGACACCGGCGACTACGACTGGGAAGGGGATCAGCCCCTGAAACGCCCGATGGCCGATACGGTTGTTTATGAAATGCATGTCGGGGGCTTTACCAAGAGTCCGACCAGTGGCGTTAAACATCCAGGCACTTATCTGGGACTGATCGAAAAAATTCCTTATCTGAAAAGTCTTGGTGTCACGGCTGTCGAGCTTCTTCCCTGCTTCAGCTTCGACCACACAGATGTCACCAAGGAACATGAAGGCCGCAAATTAGTGAACTATTGGGGCTATAGCACCATGGGCTATTTCGCGCCTCACCAGGGTTATTGCGTAAGCGCGGATGTAGGAACTCATATCAAGGAGTTCCGTGACATGGTGAAAGCTCTACACAATGCAGGAATCGAAGTGATCCTTGATGTGGTTTACAACCATACGGATGAGGGTAATCATCAGGGGCCGATGTTCAGCTTCAGGGGAATTGATAATTCAACATATTACTATCTGACTGGTGCTAATGGATCAAAAGAGTATTACTACGACTACACAGGATGTGGCAACACATTTAACTGTAATCATCCCGTTGGCGAAAAGCTGATTCTCGATTCACTAAGGTTTTGGGTGGATGAGATGCATGTTGATGGTTTCCGATTCGATGAAGGTTCTGTGTTGAGTCGAGGCGAAGACGGTTCTCCATTAGAGCATCCTCCAGTGATTTGGGCGATTGAACTCGACGATATTCTTGGCAAGAGCAAGGTGATTGCTGAAGCTTGGGATGCTGCAGGTCTGTACCAAATTGGTTATTTTCCAGGAGCGCGATGGGCCGAGTGGAACGGTAAATACAGGGATTGCATTCGTCGTTTTATTAAAGGTGATGCGGGCATCATCAGTGAGGTGGCCTCACGCATAACGGGCAGTGCAGATCTCTATCAGTGGCACCACCATGAACCTGTCAATAGTGTGAACTTCGTCACGGCACATGATGGATTTACTCTTTATGATTTAACTGCGTATAACGAAAAGCATAACTGGGCGAATGGGGAAGATAATAACGACGGAATTGATGAAAATTTAAGTTGGAATTGTGGCGTCGAGGGCGAGACTGACGATCAATGGATTAATGATATGAGAAAAAGGCAGGTCAAGAACTTTGCCGCAATTCATATGCTTTCTATGGGTGTGCCCATGATTGTTGGTGGAGATGAATACATGCGGAGCCAAGGTGGCAACAACAACACCTATTGCCATGATAACGAGATCAATTGGTATAACTGGGATCAGATTGAATCAAAAGAAAGTCAGGAGATGATTCGATTCTGGTCACTCCTAATTGGGAAAAGAAAAATGTATATTGACCATTTCCGTGGTCGTTATTTCACAGGTGAATCAAACAAGTTCGGGCTTTCCGATATTAGCTGGCATGGTACGCAATTGAACAATCCAGGCTGGGACAACAGTGAAGCTCGATGTCTTGCGATGACCCTTGGAGACACGGCGGAGGATACAGATCAGACTCACAATGTTCACGTTATGTTCAACATGTTTTGGGATGCCATCGAATTTGAAATTCCTCAAATTCCTGGCTTAGTCTGGTATCGAGCAATAGATACTGCTTTGCCTTCACCTCAGGACATCGCGTCTCCCGATCAGCAGGTTGCTGTTCAAGGAAACAGCTATTTGGTAACTGGCCGCAGCATCGTGACGCTCGTCTCTCGGGCGTCGACATAA
- the glyQ gene encoding glycine--tRNA ligase subunit alpha produces the protein MYFQDIISTLNRFWADQGCLLLQPYDTEKGAGTMSPHTVLRAIGPEPWAVAYPEPCRRPTDGRYGDNPNRAQHYFQYQVLIKPSPDGIQETYLASLEALGIKAADHDIRFVEDNWESPTLGAWGVGWEVWLDGMEVTQFTYFQQCGGIDCKPVSIEITYGLERLAMYLQDVESIWDLSWNSERSYGEIWLPFEKGQCHFNFEASNPERLKQLFAIYEAEAADLIEKQLPAPALDFVLKCSHTFNLLEARGVISVTERTATIVRIRNLARKVAEAWLAEREALGFPLLKGGTLETAA, from the coding sequence TTGTACTTTCAGGACATCATCAGCACGCTCAACAGGTTCTGGGCGGATCAGGGGTGTCTGTTGTTGCAGCCCTACGACACCGAGAAGGGTGCCGGCACCATGAGTCCCCACACGGTGCTGCGTGCCATCGGCCCTGAGCCCTGGGCCGTGGCCTACCCCGAACCCTGCCGTCGCCCCACCGACGGCCGTTATGGCGACAACCCCAATCGGGCCCAGCACTACTTCCAATACCAGGTGCTGATCAAGCCATCCCCAGATGGCATCCAGGAGACCTACCTGGCGTCACTGGAGGCGTTGGGCATCAAGGCCGCTGACCACGACATCCGTTTCGTCGAAGACAACTGGGAGTCCCCCACCCTCGGCGCCTGGGGTGTGGGCTGGGAGGTGTGGCTCGATGGCATGGAGGTGACCCAGTTCACCTACTTCCAGCAATGCGGCGGCATCGATTGCAAGCCCGTTTCGATTGAGATCACCTACGGCCTCGAGCGGCTGGCTATGTACCTCCAGGACGTGGAAAGCATCTGGGACCTCAGCTGGAACAGCGAACGCAGTTACGGCGAGATCTGGCTGCCGTTTGAAAAGGGGCAGTGCCACTTCAACTTTGAGGCCTCCAACCCGGAGCGGCTCAAGCAGTTGTTCGCCATCTACGAAGCGGAAGCGGCTGATCTGATCGAGAAGCAACTGCCGGCACCGGCCTTGGATTTCGTTCTGAAGTGCAGCCACACATTCAACCTGCTGGAGGCCCGTGGCGTGATTTCCGTGACGGAGCGCACCGCCACCATCGTCCGGATCCGCAACCTGGCCCGCAAGGTGGCTGAGGCTTGGCTGGCGGAACGGGAGGCCCTTGGTTTCCCTCTTTTGAAAGGGGGAACTCTCGAGACAGCGGCCTGA
- a CDS encoding AGE family epimerase/isomerase, translating to MASSNQLNFPFSDLIAGYIRSVSYPDVFDCKGEVELETSDGRMYTVKITDAAYAELVRNLGEPFQMAPDLSQILVEGRFIHVYGLFYPESDRLKFEAKHMLLFGRGKDDLRFEDQNWWIHQIQQLLNFYLEAQFRVVEGEAIDFKKFRTDLSSEGKKQDGVQNLDTISRLIYGFATAYMITGDERALQAAKNGTEYMQRHFRHQNKSEGICYWYSQIDIQEDGSVRKYMGSTAGGDEGGNAIPCYEQIYALAGPTQTWRLIGGESIKQDIDDTISFLNRYYKDHGPYGGYYSHVDPVTFDAKADSLGVNKAKKNWNSVGDHAPAYLINLYLATGDENYGTFLEDTFDTICEHFPDYGYSPFMNEKFYEDWSHDLKWGIHQARCVVGHNLKVAWNLTRMHSLMPKESYKTFAHQIADAIPGAGCDNQRGGWYDMMERTLKDGEEHYRRVWHDRKAWWQQEQGILAYYIMAGVYNDKPEYLRYAREGSAFYNGWFLDYDAGGIYFNVLSNGQPYALGGERGKGSHSMAGYHSFELCFLAAIYSNLLVNKEPMDFYFQPDPHAWPENKLRVAPDLLPAGSVELSEVWIDDKSYTDFDRANLIVNLPESDKPVRVRVRIEPAGLGFSADLMSYQDGIVTFALDGELTRCKLPLLKKEVEKLNGLQGMVLDMTNLKTVDDTGWNYLLFTKQQRGADFSLSLKGLNAEITQSLKDAELDEEFTTL from the coding sequence ATGGCATCTTCCAATCAGCTTAATTTCCCTTTTTCTGACCTGATCGCTGGTTATATTCGTAGCGTTTCGTACCCCGATGTTTTCGACTGCAAAGGTGAAGTAGAGCTTGAAACATCCGATGGAAGGATGTACACAGTCAAAATTACTGACGCAGCATATGCTGAGCTGGTCAGGAACCTTGGCGAGCCATTTCAGATGGCTCCCGACCTCAGTCAAATCTTGGTTGAAGGCCGTTTCATTCATGTTTATGGCCTTTTCTATCCTGAATCAGACAGGTTGAAGTTTGAAGCCAAGCACATGTTGCTGTTTGGTCGAGGCAAGGATGATCTGAGATTTGAAGATCAGAATTGGTGGATTCATCAGATTCAGCAACTCCTGAATTTCTATTTGGAAGCTCAGTTCCGAGTGGTTGAAGGTGAAGCCATTGACTTCAAAAAATTCAGAACAGATCTCAGTTCCGAGGGTAAAAAGCAGGATGGTGTTCAAAATCTTGATACCATCTCACGCTTGATTTACGGCTTTGCCACGGCTTACATGATCACTGGCGATGAACGGGCTTTGCAGGCAGCCAAGAACGGAACTGAATACATGCAGCGCCATTTCAGGCACCAAAATAAGAGCGAAGGGATCTGCTACTGGTATAGCCAAATTGATATCCAAGAAGATGGCAGTGTTCGCAAGTACATGGGCTCCACTGCCGGTGGTGACGAAGGTGGCAATGCAATTCCTTGTTATGAACAAATTTATGCTCTCGCTGGCCCGACTCAGACGTGGCGACTGATTGGTGGTGAAAGCATTAAGCAGGACATTGACGACACGATCTCATTCCTTAACCGCTATTACAAAGATCATGGTCCATACGGTGGATACTATTCACACGTTGACCCCGTCACGTTCGATGCCAAGGCTGATTCCCTTGGTGTCAACAAGGCCAAGAAAAATTGGAACTCCGTTGGTGACCATGCTCCGGCTTATCTCATCAACTTGTATTTAGCTACTGGAGATGAGAACTATGGAACGTTTCTAGAAGATACTTTCGACACGATTTGCGAGCATTTCCCGGATTATGGCTACAGCCCATTCATGAACGAGAAGTTCTATGAAGACTGGAGCCATGACTTGAAGTGGGGGATTCATCAGGCTCGGTGCGTTGTGGGTCACAACCTCAAAGTTGCCTGGAATCTCACTAGGATGCACAGTCTGATGCCCAAGGAGAGCTACAAGACATTCGCTCACCAGATTGCTGATGCAATTCCAGGCGCAGGTTGTGATAATCAGCGCGGTGGCTGGTACGACATGATGGAGCGCACCTTGAAGGATGGGGAAGAGCATTACCGTCGTGTCTGGCACGACCGCAAAGCATGGTGGCAGCAGGAACAGGGGATTCTGGCTTATTACATCATGGCTGGTGTCTATAACGACAAGCCTGAATACCTCCGCTACGCAAGGGAAGGTTCTGCCTTCTACAACGGTTGGTTCCTCGATTACGACGCTGGCGGCATCTATTTCAACGTTCTTTCGAATGGTCAACCCTATGCATTGGGTGGAGAGCGTGGAAAAGGAAGCCATTCCATGGCTGGTTACCACTCCTTCGAGCTCTGCTTTCTTGCAGCAATCTATTCAAATTTATTGGTGAACAAGGAACCGATGGACTTTTATTTCCAGCCGGATCCCCATGCTTGGCCTGAGAATAAACTACGTGTTGCTCCTGATCTACTGCCTGCTGGCAGCGTTGAGCTTTCCGAGGTTTGGATTGATGACAAGTCCTACACTGATTTCGATCGCGCCAACTTGATTGTCAATCTGCCTGAGTCGGATAAGCCCGTTCGCGTTCGTGTCAGGATCGAACCTGCAGGCTTGGGTTTCAGTGCTGATTTGATGAGCTATCAGGATGGCATTGTTACTTTTGCATTGGACGGCGAGCTGACCCGCTGCAAACTCCCACTTCTCAAAAAGGAAGTGGAGAAATTGAATGGGCTGCAGGGCATGGTCCTCGATATGACTAATCTGAAGACTGTTGACGACACAGGTTGGAACTATCTGTTGTTTACTAAGCAACAAAGAGGTGCTGATTTCAGCCTTTCACTCAAGGGGTTGAATGCAGAAATCACCCAGTCACTCAAGGATGCTGAGCTGGACGAAGAGTTTACAACTCTCTAA